The Anolis carolinensis isolate JA03-04 chromosome 2, rAnoCar3.1.pri, whole genome shotgun sequence genome has a window encoding:
- the LOC134296295 gene encoding uncharacterized protein LOC134296295: protein MRIELARLFRTIRLRHHFGTKINPITSTFKPRSNFFPTTDHIGLRVFEKTVSEELCCTITKQKRSYSTNFSSKEWHILHNLANDKDLVWKPADKGGAIVLMNRTDYMDEIHRQLSVREHYLNIERDPTHHIQSIIRTVTLEGLALGYISEDVYKFLHTPWPRIPVLYTLPKIHKNIRPVPGRPIVSGSGSVLEPLAKFVDHYLQPFVKQTSSYVRDTKHFINIIESLVIPTDAVLMSVDVISLYTNIPLEEARHICESTLNRRPNHHPPTFFLLDLLDIILEKNYFKFDEKYYFQIQGVAMGSPVAPAIANLFMDNLENETILNHTKNPVADGIIKYCRFIDDIFIIVNSHQEAVTLLSWINTIHLKIKFTGNISSTSLIFLDVVVTKENDRLKVSNHRKTTDRNSLLHYNSYHHWALKNNLPFTQMLRIKRNSSTLQDFNQEMEETKSRFRNRGYPESIIQSAYSKVASIPRSKLLEDKIRPGVDRLIWPLTLTSLSNLAIKTVKKYWNLIRDIPGCDRPPLVAYKRTRNIGDILVHSNITNRPRTVKSNLVGNYRCHHCSVCSQLIETKILTHQHLSFEFKFPHFATCTTKGVIYMIICDCNLSYVGQTRREVKSRIIEHRSKIRNHVRESILYKHFCDLQHSPESFKYHILEVVSQSKHMDFNNKLLQRETYWIFRLRTEHPQGLNEQNSYSCYI from the coding sequence ATGCGAATAGAATTAGCTAGGTTATTTCGCACCATTAGATTAAGACATCATTTTGGAACCAAAATAAACCCTATTACCTCCACTTTCAAACCACGGAGTAATTTTTTTCCTACGACTGACCATATTGGCCTCAGAGTTTTTGAGAAGACAGTATCTGAAGAATTATGTTGTACAATTACAAAGCAAAAAAGATCATACAGTACAAATTTTTCCAGTAAGGAATGGCACATCCTACACAATTTAGCTAATGACAAAGATCTGGTTTGGAAGCCAGCTGATAAAGGTGGAGCCATAGTATTAATGAACCGCACTGATTATATGGATGAGATCCATAGACAATTATCTGTAAGAGAACATTATCTCAATATAGAACGGGACCCTACACACCATATCCAGTCAATTATAAGAACGGTGACATTGGAAGGGCTGGCACTTGGATATATATCAGAGGATGTATATAAATTTCTACATACACCATGGCCCAGAATCCCTGTACTATATACTCtacccaaaatacataaaaacatcagaccggtacctggccgtcctattgtatccggatcgggctcagtcttagaaccactagctaaatttgtggaccactatttacaaccttttgtgaaacagacttcttcctatgttagagatacaaaacattttattaacattattgaatccttggtgatcccaacagatgcagtcctgatgtctgtagatgtaatatcactgtataccaatattccgttagaggaggcacgacatatatgtgaatcaaccttgaacaggaggcctaatcaccaccctcccaccttttttttgttggatcttcttgatattattcttgaaaaaaattacttcaagtttgatgaaaaatactatttccaaatacaaggtgtagccatgggcagtcctgtcgcgccagcgatagccaatttattcatggataatttggagaatgaaactatcttgaatcacacaaagaaccctgtagcggacggcattatcaaatattgtagatttattgatgatatctttatcattgttaattcacatcaggaggcagtaacgttattatcctggatcaatacaattcacctcaaaattaaatttacaggaaacatcagttctacatccttgatttttctagatgtcgtggttacaaaggaaaatgatcgattgaaagtgagtaaccaccgaaaaaccactgatagaaactccttgttacattacaacagttaccatcattgggcattaaaaaataatttaccctttacacagatgctcaggattaaacgcaactcctctaccctacaggacttcaatcaggaaatggaagagacgaaaagcaggttcagaaatcgaggttacccagagtccataatacaatcagcctactcgaaggttgccagtattcctagatctaaactcctagaggacaaaattagaccaggagtagacagattgatatggccactcacacttacaagtttgtccaatctagccatcaaaactgttaaaaagtactggaacttaataagagacatccctggatgtgatagaccccctctggtagcatataaaagaacaaggaatattggggatatattggtacattcaaacataaccaataggccccggactgtaaaatctaatctggtgggcaactatcgctgccatcattgttcagtatgcagccaattgatagagaccaaaatcttgacacaccaacatctatcattcgaatttaaatttccccattttgccacctgtacaaccaaaggggttatttacatgataatttgtgattgtaatttatcatatgtggggcagactcgtcgagaagttaagagcagaattatagagcacaggagcaaaatacgaaatcatgtcagagaatccatactgtacaaacatttctgtgatctacagcatagtcctgaatcattcaaataccacatactagaagtagtatcacaatccaaacatatggacttcaataataaacttttgcaaagggaaacatattggattttcagattacggacagaacatccacagggcttaaatgaacaaaattcatacagttgttatatatag